One window of Actinomycetota bacterium genomic DNA carries:
- a CDS encoding acyl-CoA dehydrogenase family protein, which translates to MSYDIFQPVHEDFRHSLRQFVENELAPHADEWEEAEEFPRWVYTRMGELGFLGMSYPEEYGGDDDRLAEAVFHEEITRCGSAGVAAGLGAHIGIAMPQINRFGTPEQKEKYLVPGIRGETIGALGITEPEAGSDVAGIRTYAVRDGSDWIINGSKTFITNGVRCDWVVLAVKTDRDKGYAGISQFIVDRGTPGFETSKKIKKLGWKASDTGELSFIDVRVPADALLGEENRGFFQIMANFVWERLIMALGSVAGAQLLFDISLQYAKERHAFGKPIGKFQAISHMLADMATEIELGRAFTYHVLKLYVEGKEPVKEVAMAKLYTCDMACRVADRALQIYGGYGYTEEYPLARAYRDMRLGPIGGGTDQIMREIIARSYGL; encoded by the coding sequence ATGAGCTACGACATCTTTCAACCGGTGCACGAGGATTTCCGGCACAGCCTGCGCCAGTTCGTGGAAAACGAGCTGGCCCCGCACGCCGACGAATGGGAAGAAGCGGAGGAGTTCCCGCGCTGGGTCTACACCCGCATGGGGGAGCTGGGGTTCCTGGGTATGTCCTACCCCGAGGAATACGGGGGGGACGACGACCGCCTGGCCGAGGCCGTCTTCCACGAGGAGATCACCCGCTGCGGCTCCGCGGGAGTTGCGGCGGGGCTGGGGGCGCATATCGGCATCGCCATGCCCCAGATCAACCGCTTCGGCACCCCGGAGCAGAAGGAGAAATACCTGGTGCCGGGCATCAGGGGCGAAACCATCGGGGCGCTGGGCATCACCGAGCCGGAGGCGGGCTCCGACGTGGCGGGCATCAGGACCTATGCCGTGCGCGACGGCTCGGACTGGATCATCAACGGCTCCAAGACCTTCATCACCAACGGGGTGCGCTGCGACTGGGTGGTGCTGGCGGTCAAGACGGACCGCGACAAGGGCTACGCGGGCATCTCCCAGTTCATCGTGGACCGCGGCACGCCCGGCTTCGAGACCTCCAAGAAGATCAAGAAGCTGGGGTGGAAGGCCTCCGACACCGGTGAGCTCTCCTTCATCGACGTGCGCGTCCCCGCCGACGCCCTGCTGGGCGAGGAGAACCGCGGTTTCTTCCAGATAATGGCAAACTTTGTCTGGGAGCGGCTCATCATGGCCCTGGGCTCCGTGGCCGGGGCCCAGCTACTCTTCGACATCTCCCTGCAGTATGCCAAGGAGCGGCACGCCTTCGGCAAGCCCATCGGGAAGTTCCAGGCCATATCCCACATGCTGGCGGACATGGCCACCGAGATCGAGCTGGGGAGGGCCTTCACCTACCACGTGCTCAAGCTCTACGTGGAGGGCAAGGAACCGGTGAAGGAGGTGGCCATGGCCAAGCTCTATACCTGCGACATGGCCTGCCGCGTTGCGGACCGGGCCCTGCAGATATACGGCGGTTACGGCTATACCGAGGAATATCCCCTGGCGCGGGCCTACCGCGACATGCGCCTGGGCCCCATAGGCGGCGGCACCGACCAGATCATGCGCGAGATCATCGCCCGCTCCTACGGCCTCTGA
- a CDS encoding prolipoprotein diacylglyceryl transferase encodes MRPVLFHIGSYPVYSYGVMLFTAFLAGVLVAARELRRRGLDGSVMYTVGAVAAISGVFGARLFYVLGHLDQFSGNWGAVFDLNMRGLVFYGGLLLAVPACVLTVRRLGVSTGAVADAVGLTLPLSLAIARVGCFLNGCCGGKPSGLPWAVTFPGSDTAVHPTQLYELVMDLAVFCFLLWARRRLRRGWDLFLLSVACYGAVRFAVEFFRYHADASAGIFFQVVSALLFCAGISVVLFRERRKVEKAAESNGKGEGGNICGG; translated from the coding sequence GTGCGGCCGGTTCTTTTCCATATAGGGTCATATCCCGTGTATTCCTACGGGGTGATGCTCTTCACCGCCTTCCTCGCGGGCGTGCTGGTGGCGGCCCGGGAGTTGCGGAGGCGGGGCCTGGACGGGTCCGTCATGTACACGGTGGGGGCCGTGGCGGCCATCAGCGGTGTCTTCGGCGCCCGCCTCTTCTACGTGCTCGGGCACCTGGACCAGTTCTCGGGGAACTGGGGGGCGGTTTTCGACCTCAACATGCGGGGGCTGGTATTTTACGGAGGGCTGCTGCTCGCCGTGCCCGCCTGCGTGCTGACGGTGCGCCGCCTGGGGGTCTCCACGGGGGCGGTGGCGGACGCGGTGGGCCTCACCCTCCCGCTTTCCCTGGCCATAGCACGCGTCGGTTGCTTCCTCAACGGGTGCTGCGGGGGAAAGCCCTCCGGCCTGCCCTGGGCGGTGACCTTCCCGGGATCGGACACGGCGGTGCATCCCACCCAGCTTTACGAGCTGGTCATGGACCTCGCCGTTTTCTGCTTTCTACTGTGGGCCCGCAGGAGGCTGCGGCGGGGGTGGGACCTCTTCCTGCTTTCCGTGGCCTGCTACGGGGCGGTGCGCTTCGCGGTGGAGTTCTTCCGTTACCACGCCGACGCATCGGCTGGCATCTTTTTCCAGGTAGTGAGCGCGCTGCTCTTCTGCGCGGGCATCTCGGTAGTATTATTCCGAGAGAGAAGGAAGGTCGAGAAGGCGGCGGAATCCAACGGCAAGGGTGAGGGAGGGAACATCTGCGGAGGCTGA